Proteins found in one Coffea eugenioides isolate CCC68of chromosome 5, Ceug_1.0, whole genome shotgun sequence genomic segment:
- the LOC113770318 gene encoding receptor kinase-like protein Xa21 — protein MRRPPYGIHNPNRPFCRIFLNFITTLEISRRTEGILEIRTVQRISYYELLQATHGYEESNLLGTGSCGSVYKGILKDGMLVAVKMLNLQVKISLGSFERECEVFRNVRHRNLPKVLGSCYNNDFKALVLEFMPDGSLEKWLYSHNYFLDIMQRLNRMIDVARAIDYFHNGYLIPVIHCDLKPSNVLLDAEMVAHVTDFSIAKLMDKDDSIVYTRTLATFGYIAPESPKERIGMKDALAALEKIKVQF, from the exons atgcgaagacccccctACGGAATACATAACCCAAATCgccccttttgtagaatttttttaaatttcatcacaACCTTAGAAATTTCTCGTAGGACTGAAGGGATATTGGAGATCAGAACTGTGCAAAGGATTTCATATTATGAGCTTTTACAAGCAACTCATGGTTATGAGGAAAGCAATTTGCTTGGCACAGGGAGTTGTGGATCTGTCTACAAAGGGATTTTAAAAGATGGGATGCTAGTGGCGGTTAAAATGCTCAATTTACAAGTGAAAATTTCACTAGGGAGTTTCGAAAGAGAATGTGAAGTGTTTCGCAACGTTCGCCATCGAAATCTCCCAAAAGTACTTGGCAGTTGCTATAATAATGATTTCAAAGCTCTAGTTCTTGAATTCATGCCTGATGGTAGTCTTGAAAAGTGGTTGTATTCCCACAACTATTTCTTGGATATAATGCAGAGATTAAACAGAATGATAGATGTGGCGCGTGCAattgattattttcataatGGCTACTTGATACCAGTGATTCATTGCGATTTGAAGCCTAGTAATGTCCTGCTAGATGCAGAAATGGTTGCTCATGTAACCGACTTTAGCATCGCGAAATTGATGGATAAAGACGACAGCATCGTCTACACAAGAACGCTAGCCACCTTTGGTTATATTGCACCGG AATCTCCTAAAGAAAGGATCGGCATGAAAGATGCTCTTGCAGCTCTAGAGAAGATTAAGGTTCAGTTTTAA
- the LOC113770319 gene encoding uncharacterized protein LOC113770319 codes for MTLLLENMQLSLLNVALDRHPICVISDRHNGIIYTMTHFDYWAEPLAYHRFCLRHVRSNLMTHFKGLHLRKLCWAMGRARQLRKWRMFRRELRSMFPDAWNYLSAISPEKWCLTHDDGRRWGILTTNISESYNNVLHGARHLPIRACIDMTFHRTVALFKTRREDASHCRNPFPPRIWRRFKYAERKAGAHRVIEFDGPSGVYKVITGRRVDGKGGNTQTIRFFDKTCSCGKWQIYRLPCSHALAVCRNRGDNPGLLVDQQFTKTRWAVQYSGMFNPLPHQDTWLYPGWALQADKSKFITRRAGRVRASRIRNEMDERDPDEPRRCRNCHQTGHNRRNCPNYRP; via the coding sequence ATGACGCTTTTACTTGAAAATATGCAATTGAGCTTGCTTAATGTGGCACTTGATCGACATCCTATCTGTGTCATTTCCGATCGCCACAATGGTATCATCTATACTATGACACACTTTGACTATTGGGCGGAACCTTTAGCCTACCATAGATTTTGCCTGCGACATGTTAGGAGCAATTTGATGACACACTTCAAAGGTTTACACCTTCGTAAGTTGTGTTGGGCAATGGGAAGGGCAAGACAATTGCGCAAGTGGCGGATGTTCAGAAGAGAACTACGGAGCATGTTCCCAGATGCTTGGAATTATCTGTCAGCCATTAGTCCAGAAAAGTGGTGTCTAACACACGACGATGGCCGTCGGTGGGGTATTCTAACTACCAACATATCCGAAAGCTATAATAATGTCTTGCACGGGGCACGACATTTGCCAATTCGTGCATGCATTGACATGACATTTCATCGGACAGTTGCGTTATTCAAGACGAGAAGGGAAGATGCTTCACATTGTCGCAATCCTTTTCCCCCAAGGATATGGCGGCGTTTTAAATATGCTGAGCGGAAGGCAGGCGCCCACAGAGTCATTGAGTTCGATGGCCCATCGGGCGTATATAAGGTTATCACAGGGCGGCGCGTCGATGGTAAAGGAGGCAATACGCAAACCATCAGGTTTTTTGATAAGACATGCTCTTGTGGAAAGTGGCAGATATACAGACTTCCTTGTTCACACGCTTTGGCGGTGTGCAGGAATAGAGGTGACAATCCGGGATTGCTTGTGGACCAGCAGTTTACTAAAACAAGGTGGGCGGTCCAGTATTCAGGCATGTTTAACCCATTGCCGCATCAAGATACTTGGCTCTATCCTGGGTGGGCCCTGCAGGCAGACAAGAGCAAATTTATTACACGCCGGGCAGGGCGGGTGCGAGCTAGCAGAATTCGGAATGAGATGGATGAAAGGGATCCAGACGAACCAAGAAGATGTCGAAATTGTCATCAGACGGGTCACAATAGGAGAAATTGTCCGAATTATAGGCCTTGA